In Candidatus Manganitrophus noduliformans, the genomic stretch AGAGCGGAGAGCCCTCGTTGGGTTTCATGTGAGTCGACTGGAAAAGCGGCGGCCATCCGGCCGCCGTCGAGAGAAGGGTCATTCGGAATCAAAAACGGGCGGGGGAAAGGTTGATCGCGCCGAAACGGAGTGCGGGACAGCGCCGCGAACCGGGATCGCCCTGGAGCGCCGGCGTCTAGAACTTATCCGCGGCTTTATCGAAGGAGTCGCTCAGCGTTTCATAGCTCTCCACAAAGCCCTTCTTGACCTCTTCCCAGGCGCCGGAGGAGCTCTGCTTCATGGAGCCCACCCACTCGGCCACTTTTTCGCGCTGATTTTTAATTCCTTCCAGCGACGTCTTTGCGGTTTTGCGCGCCGAGTCTCCCATCCGGTCCCATTCCCTCTTGATTCTCGATTCCATCTGTTCAATCCGGCCGTCCAGATTATCCAGGACCGCTTTCCCTTTCTTCACCGCTTCGTCTTTTTGGTCGGCGGAATATTCTTTGATCGCCTCAACCGCCTCCTTCACCTCTTGGCCGACCTCTTTCTTCCCTGCGGGGGGGTCGGCGGAAAAAGCCGGCATGACCAAGAAAAAGATAAAAGCACCGATCAGCGTGGCGCAGACAGCCTTGTAAATCTTCATCGTGTTTGCCTCCTTATCAACATCCAAGAGCAGTAGATTACCACGAACGGATCGGATGATAAAGTGTCTCTCACGGGCGATTGACTCGCTTCCTGAACCGTCTCCTCCCGCGAATGTTGACAACGAATCGGAATCAGAATATACCTTGAACCTGATCAGTGATCGTCGGCGTTCTTCCGGAGCACCTCTCCGCGGAAAGGAGAAAACCTTCATGCCAAAAAAGTCAGGATTTCGGCGCAAAAGATCCAAACGGCCGGTGTTTGACGCGAAAGGCCGATCGAAAACGGTATCGGTCAGCCGTTCGGATCTCAGGGACCTTGTTTCGGAACTCGGATTCGGTTCTCCCGCGGCGTTCTTCAAAGCAAACGCCGATCTCTTCTATCTTTTCGGTCATAAGAAAGAAATCACCCTCCCCCCCGCGAAAGGCGTTGAGAAACAAGCGGTCGAGAAGCCGCTCTCCCCGGAAGAGATCGAAAGAGCGCTTCGCATCCTTCTGCGCGCAATCGCACTCGCGTCGGGTCCGCAGTTGGCGAGGGTCCCCCCTCCCGAAGAAGAGGAAACGGTGGGCGGTCGGCCGGCCGTGGAGATCACCCGCAAAGAGGGGTGCGAATGCCCCTGTCCGGACGGAATCACGGTCGACTTTTTAATCGAATGGGACGCCGCGGGGCCGGTCAATCCCGATCTCTTCTCCGACTCGCTCACCCGCGGCGCCACCCGGAACCCGGCGGGACAGGCGGCGGGAGAGACCGTCGAGATCGAGGGGGACAAGACCGTCACGCTCAATTTCGGCAACCCCGCCCTCGGACAGCTCAATACCGGCGACATCATCGCGACGTTCACGCTCAAGCCGTTTTTCGGCGGCGGGTTCGACGACGACGCCTGCTGCATCACCGCGACCGGATCGTTCGTCGGCACCGCCCGGATCGCCAGCTTCACAAACCGCGGTCAGGCCAATGAGCAGGTCGCGCGGGGGCGGACGAGAATCAATCAGACGATCCAAGTCGGCGATTGCGAGTTGGAGGAGGATCAGGAGCCCTGCTGCACGGCCGTTTATCGATGGCTTTTTGCCAAGGGGTTCGCAGTCAATGCATTGGGGTTCGACGTCGAAGCCGTCGTCCGGGGGATCATTACCGCCGAACTGAAGGTCTGGAAGGTCTGAGACGAGGATCATTCGGCAAACGAAAGAATCACTGGAAAATCAACGGCGTGATGATTTTAGAAGAAATCCAGCCGGTCAGGCTTTCTCTCGACGGGTCGAATGCTCGGCTGCCGCTGCGATGAAACGGTTCAGGACGAGACATGAATAACCATGAATAACAATGTGGTGCTTCGAGGCTCTGTTGCAAGCATCCTTGTCACCCTCCCCATCGGCATGATTGTGCTTCGTCTGCTTCCGGGCTGGGACGGCCTCGTGAGGGATATGGGCGCGGGGGGGGCGTGGACCGTCGCATTCGTCTCTCAGCTCATTTATGGCTGGGTGATCGGGATCGCCACCTTTGCCTTTCTGAAGCTTCTTGAAAAATTAAAATATCAAGGGAGCGCCTTCGGCGCCGGCCTGAGCGCCGCGATCAGCGTCACGACCATCAATATTCTCTCCATCCGGTTTTCCGTCGATTTCGGCGCCGCGCTGGTTTTGTGGTTGGCGTGGGCGACCTGGGTCGTCAATTATGTGGTGTACCTGTTCATGAAGCTGCTGAATCGCTCGCGCCGGCCGATTGCTTAGCGCGCCGGAACCGGTCTCGCCGGCCGGCACATTTTATCCGCCCTTCGATTTTTTCCGCATGCGCTCCGCTCACCTCGGCAGTGACTCATTTCCACAACCGACATCGAGCCCCCTTCTCTTTTCTTGTGATAACCCTTCCGGAGGTGATACAATGGCGGAGTAATTATATAGGGGATAGCGAATGGCGGAAGAGCAGAAGACGGCGATTTACGTGGGGTGGATGGAGAGGCTGGAGCAGTGGGGATATGTCACCGCGGGGCTGAGCTTTCTCATCCTGGGGATGGTTGTCTTCGGATACGGCTGGGTGGCCTTTTACCGAGCCCTGAACGAGAGTGTCCTGCTGGCGGCGATGCTGCTGATGAACGATCTTCTCCTGGTTCTGATTCTTCTTGAGCTGTTCAGAACCGTCCTCAATTTTTTGAAAACCCACACGGTCAGTCTGGAGTCGTTCTTTTATGTCGGCATTGTCGCCGCGATCCGGAAAATCCTGACCACCGGCGCCAAGGAGACCTATTTCGACATCTCCAAGGCGCCCCGGCCCGACGAGGCGGGCGAATTTTACCGTTACCTGATGGACACCGGCCTGAACGGACTTCTCATCCTCGTTCTGGTGGTCGCCATGTTCGTCTATCGCCGGTTCCTGGTGATGAGGGCTTAACGACCTTCCCTTCGATTCTCAAGGCGGCCCGAGGCCCCGGACGCCGCTTCCCCGCTCCTCGCCGTCGAACGTTCCGCCTCCCAGCCCGACGTGCGGAACGCCGCTGACCGATTGCGCGACGAGGACCGGTTGGTTCTCTTCGATTTCGGCCTCCACCCGATATTCCAAATCAAAGCCGAGGTCCCGCTCGATCTCGGCGACCACAAACCGTTTGACCGTACCGGCCACCCGGACGGTCTCCTTCATCGACTCCGGCGGCTCGCCCGGGAGCTCTTTCGGCAGCGGCATCGGCTCCGTGGTCACGACGATCAACTCGCTCTCAAACGGCCCTTCATCCGAGATGGAGAAGACCCCCGGCTGATAAAACCGCTTGATTTCGGCGCTCACCAATACACTTTCTCCGACGTATCGTTCGGGGTTCTCCGTGATCTTCTCGACCGTGACCCCCCCTTGCGCGTCCCGCTCGATCTCCGAAACCCGCTCCTCCTCCCGGACACATCCCGCTGCAAACACCAGGAAAAGAAACGCCAGAAAAAAATAAACCCGATCTCCCTGGCGAATCAGGCGGAACGGCGTCGTTTTCGTCGGAGATGATTTTTTCATTACGGGGCTTCCTCCCTCTTTAGAAGATGAACGCATCCGGCCGAGATTGATTAAACCTCATAATGGATGACTTGCAATAATCATAAAGGGGTGACCTCTCCGGCCGCAATTCCCAAGAAGAATTACCTGAAGATCCCCCGAACGGGTCATCCGATAGAGGACA encodes the following:
- a CDS encoding phosphate-starvation-inducible PsiE family protein yields the protein MAEEQKTAIYVGWMERLEQWGYVTAGLSFLILGMVVFGYGWVAFYRALNESVLLAAMLLMNDLLLVLILLELFRTVLNFLKTHTVSLESFFYVGIVAAIRKILTTGAKETYFDISKAPRPDEAGEFYRYLMDTGLNGLLILVLVVAMFVYRRFLVMRA